A part of Microbacterium terregens genomic DNA contains:
- a CDS encoding primosomal protein N': MTARRVARVLIDSPLPQLDRLFDYAVPEPLAADVRPGVRIRVPLRSAGRMVDGYVVELGEPDATDRPLSEVDAVVSTIPLLTPGLYALARRAADRAAGSATDILRLAIPKRMVRAEKAWLAGDGPAVPIVSEDNREWTETLLRAYPALVECLDDRGRGALDARPEPARLSDGGTTGSWAVLLAAVAVRTLAAGRSAILVVPDHRDQAQLEAALAGRAPADAILRNDARQTSPARYSAYLRMLAPVPCIVIGNRSTVYAPVHAPGLIAIWDDGDPLLAEPLSPGVHARDAALIRQELDECAVVFAGHTRTTDVERLVSLGWVRDVSAARRASPRVVLSATKEGESRGARVPSAAFAAAREALRTGPVLVQVARPGYAPVLVCADCRTPARCAACGGPLHAARRGAVPECGWCGRPATSWVCPRCESVRVRMASSGSERTADELGRAFPETRIILADGDHPVLTVDDRPALVVATRGAEPVAEGGYRTVILLDGDRMLLAEDLRIGESCLRWWSNAAALAAPGAPVHLVGVTGAVARALATWTQPAYARAELADRAPLRMPPTVRVAALEGSAAAVDAALGALRETVPALENEAILGPVPTDAGARALVRFEYALGARVTESLRSSIVADALRVRKNPKTRAPGTAAGARHTLRVRVDVPDLDL; this comes from the coding sequence ATGACCGCGCGGCGTGTCGCGCGCGTCCTCATCGACTCACCCCTGCCGCAGCTCGATCGTCTCTTCGACTACGCGGTCCCCGAGCCCCTGGCCGCCGATGTGCGTCCCGGCGTGCGCATCCGCGTACCCCTGCGCAGCGCCGGTCGCATGGTGGACGGGTACGTCGTCGAGCTCGGAGAGCCGGATGCCACCGACCGTCCGCTCTCCGAAGTGGACGCCGTCGTCTCGACGATCCCCCTGCTCACTCCTGGCCTGTATGCGCTGGCGAGGCGCGCGGCCGACCGGGCTGCCGGCTCGGCCACCGACATCCTGCGTCTGGCGATCCCCAAGCGCATGGTCCGCGCAGAGAAGGCGTGGCTCGCCGGCGACGGGCCGGCCGTCCCGATCGTGAGCGAGGACAACCGGGAGTGGACAGAGACTCTGCTGCGGGCCTACCCCGCCCTCGTGGAGTGTCTCGATGACCGCGGACGCGGCGCGCTCGATGCGCGCCCGGAGCCGGCGCGCCTGTCGGACGGAGGGACCACGGGCTCGTGGGCGGTGCTGCTCGCCGCGGTCGCCGTGCGCACGCTCGCGGCCGGACGAAGCGCGATCCTCGTGGTGCCGGATCACCGAGACCAGGCTCAGTTGGAAGCCGCCCTCGCCGGCCGCGCACCGGCGGACGCGATTCTCCGCAACGACGCGCGCCAGACCTCGCCCGCCCGGTACTCCGCATACCTGCGCATGCTCGCCCCCGTGCCCTGCATCGTCATCGGCAACCGGTCCACCGTCTACGCGCCCGTGCACGCGCCCGGGCTGATCGCGATCTGGGATGACGGGGACCCGCTGCTTGCGGAGCCCCTGAGCCCCGGGGTGCACGCGCGTGACGCCGCGCTCATCCGGCAGGAGCTGGACGAGTGCGCCGTGGTCTTCGCCGGGCACACGCGCACAACGGATGTCGAGCGTCTCGTGTCGCTGGGCTGGGTGCGCGATGTCTCCGCGGCGCGCCGCGCCTCGCCACGGGTGGTGCTCAGTGCGACGAAGGAGGGCGAGTCCCGAGGCGCCCGCGTGCCCTCGGCGGCGTTCGCGGCGGCGCGCGAAGCGCTGCGGACCGGGCCCGTGCTGGTCCAGGTGGCCCGCCCCGGGTACGCCCCCGTGCTGGTCTGCGCCGACTGTCGCACACCGGCGCGCTGCGCCGCCTGCGGCGGGCCGTTGCACGCCGCGCGACGCGGCGCTGTGCCCGAGTGCGGCTGGTGCGGTCGACCGGCGACCTCGTGGGTGTGCCCGCGCTGCGAGTCGGTGCGGGTTCGGATGGCCTCGTCCGGCAGCGAGCGCACAGCGGATGAACTCGGCCGCGCCTTCCCCGAGACCCGGATCATCCTGGCCGACGGGGACCACCCGGTCCTGACCGTGGACGACCGCCCGGCGCTCGTCGTCGCGACGCGGGGCGCCGAGCCCGTCGCCGAGGGAGGCTATCGCACGGTCATCCTGCTCGACGGCGACCGGATGCTGCTCGCGGAGGATCTGCGCATCGGAGAGTCGTGCCTGCGGTGGTGGTCCAACGCGGCGGCCCTGGCCGCGCCCGGAGCGCCCGTCCACCTGGTCGGCGTCACCGGAGCGGTCGCCCGCGCCTTGGCCACCTGGACGCAGCCCGCGTACGCCCGCGCGGAACTGGCGGATCGCGCACCCCTTCGGATGCCGCCCACCGTGCGCGTCGCGGCGCTGGAGGGCAGCGCTGCGGCGGTCGATGCCGCGCTGGGTGCGCTTCGCGAGACGGTGCCGGCACTCGAGAACGAAGCGATCCTCGGTCCCGTGCCCACGGACGCCGGCGCGCGCGCGCTGGTCCGCTTCGAATACGCCCTCGGGGCGCGGGTCACCGAGAGCCTGCGCAGCTCGATCGTCGCGGATGCGCTGCGCGTGCGGAAGAACCCGAAGACCAGGGCACCGGGCACGGCCGCGGGCGCACGCCATACACTCAGAGTGCGGGTCGACGTACCCGATCTGGATCTGTGA